The Streptococcus oralis DNA window AACGTGTTTTGGCACTTGGGCTTGTTTAGCACGGTCGATAACGAATTTCAAAGCAGTGTTTGATTCTGGGTCTGGATCCCCTTTTTTAGCTGCTACATAGATTTCTACACCAAATTTTGCATATACTTTAGAGTTAGCTCCATCTTTAGCCGTTTTCTTGGCTACGATATTGGCCCATTTACGTCCCATTAGGAATCTCCTTTTTTCACATTTTAATCTTTCTTATTATAACACAAGTTTTTTCGATTTTCACTAGAGGAAATGGATTTTATTCAGCAAATCCAGCTAGGAGTGTCCTTTAGCAGCCAAGATTGCCTTGCCTTCTTTTATCAGGGGATGGCGGAAAAGTGAAAAGTACAGTTGGGTAGTCATGGCAACCCAGATAAGGGGTTCGCAAAGGATGACTCCCCTATAGCCTGCCCAAGGGATAATCAAAACCACAAAAACGATTTTCCCGATTAGTTCTATAAAGCTGGAAACTAGAGGAAGGACTTTCTGCCCCAATCCCTGCAAGCAATTCCGATAAATCAGCAAAAGGCTCAAAATCGGATAAAAGACTGAACTGATTTGCAGGTAGAGACTACCGTTTTCTACCAAGTAAGTATCTGTTGAACTGGCCAAGAAGGAAACCAAGCTCGGACTGGCAAAAAAGAGGGCGATACAAATAAAACCTGCCCAGGACATGCTCAGGCGACTCCCAATACCAAGACCTTGAACAATGCGGTCTGGTCGCTTGGTCCCGAGATTTTGAGAGGCAAAGGTCGTCATAGCAGAAGAAATAGCCGTCATCGGAAGGAGGGCAAAGGCCATAATGCGTCTAGCTGCTGTTTGAGCACTAATAATCACAGCTCCAAAGGTATTGACTGAAGACTGTAAAATCACACTACCTATGGACACAATCGAACTCATCAGCCCCATAGCCAAACCTTGCTCTAAAAGATCCGCGTACAAGGCCTTGTCCCATTTAAAATGCTTGAGTTGAGGGAGCAGTTCTGGAACACTCTTGCGGATATAATAAAAGCAGAGAACCGCTGATAAGCCTTGCGAGATAATGGTAGCAAGCCCCGCAGATTGAACTCCCAGATGCAGTTGCGTAATGAAATACAAATCCAGAACCACATTGATCAAGGCAGAGAAAATCAGGAAGCCAAGAGCTGCGAGACTGTCTCCAATGGACCGCAACAAACCCGCAAAAAGATTATAGGCAAAGCTGACACCGACACAGGTCACAATCATAGAAATATATTGATAGGACTGAGGAAGGATTTCTGCAGGGGTATCTAAATATTGCAAGAGTGGATACAAACCGACAAAGCCCATCAGCATAACCACAATGCTCAAAAGAGCACCTAAAATCCAAGTGGCTGCTACTGCTTCTTTAATTTTAGTGAAATTACGAGCCCCATAATAGCGGGCAATGACAATCCCCATCCCATTGCCAACACCAAGCGTAAAGCCTATAATCAAGTCAAAAATGGCAGTTGTCGCCCCTACTGCTGCCAAGGAATCTTGACCAAGAAATCGTCCAACAATCAAGACGTCAGCTGTATTATAAAGCTGTTGGAAAATATTTGACAGCAAGATTGGAAAGGCAAAGCTTAACAGCGCAGGAAGAATAGGACCATGTATCAAGTCCACGGATCGTTTCTTATTCATAAAGCTATTATATCAGCTTTCTAAAGGAGCGACAAGGCTCTATCACTAAGTTTGCAATCAATTGCTTACAGAGAGACAATTTGCTATAATCAAGAAAAGGAGGTCATTTATGAGTTTGACCAGTCAATTAATTACCGATGTATTTCCCGATCTGGATAAGGTTAAAAAGCTAAACAAGGAAGCATTCCCCGAGGAAGAACGAGTTCCTCTGTCTGAGTTTTTACGCTATCAAGACCGAGAAGACGCCCACTTTTTTGCTTTTTATAACCAAGAAGAGTTTGTCGGCTTTGCTTTTGCCATCTCCAATCCAAAGGCCTTCTATATCAGTTTTTTTGCCATCATGCCCCACTTGAGAAGCCACGGATATGGAAAAGAAATCATCGAAAAGTTGACTGATTTTTACCAGCGAACCATGTTATTGGAAGTCGAGCGATTGGACGAAGAATGCGATAACTTGGAGCAGAGAAAGGCCCGCATGGATTTCTATCACCAAAATGGTTTCAAAACAGCCAACGCTTTTCTAGAGTACGATGGTTTGAGTTTTGAAATTCTCTACCGTGGCGACTATTTTGACGAAGAAGCCTATCGCGACATCTTCCAAAAGTTACAGAATGAACATTATTTTGACTTTCATATAGAGTATCGTCGTTTTAGCGACCATTAAACAAGACTTATTCTTCTGGTGAAAAACCTCTCTTTTTCGATAGAAGCTACATATAAAAATGCATGCAATCTACGATTACATGCATTTTTTATTTTCAACTGATCAGAATAAACTTTTATTCTCTCTATGGCTTAAGCTTCTGCATTGCCTTCTGGAAGAAGGAAGTAGAGAACAGCATAAGCCAAGATTCCAGAACCACCAAGTAGGGTGAAGATGATCCAAAGTGCACGAACAAGTGTGTGGTCCATGTTAAAGTAGTCAGCGACACCAGCACAAACACCAGCAATCTTTTTGTCTTGTACGTTACGAACAAGGCGTTTTTCCATTATAGTAGTCTCCTTTTTATAGAATGATTTAATTTTATCATCAAATTAAAAAAATTGCAATAGTTTTTTTAATTTTTTTGATTAAATACTCTTTTTTTACGCTTTTGAAGCTTATGGAGACTTAATAATTTAACATAAAAAGCAGAGAAGGACTTCTCCGCTTTTATTTTTAATCTTCAATTTCGATTTCAAGTCCGTCGCCTAGGTCAAGTGTTACTTCTTGGTTAGGTGCTAGATCTTCTGCGACAGAGGTAGGAGTTGTCCCTTCTTCATCTTCAATCAAGCCATATTGAACACGGACTTGGTGGTCAATGGCATCAAAGATTTCTGGGTGATCCGCCAAGTATTTCTTAGCATTTTCAGATCCTTGTCCGATTTTTTCACCCTTGTAAGAGTACCATGCTCCCGCTTTTTGGATGATATCGAGATCACTTGCAATCTTCAAGAGCTCACCAGTCTTAGAAATTCCTTCTCCGTACATGATTTCAACAAAGGCTTCCTTAAATGGTGGAGCCACCTTGTTTTTCACGACCTTGATCTTGGTTTCCTTACCGACATTGGTATCTTTTTGGTCACCAGTTCCCTTGATTTGCGTGCTTCCACGAACATCCAATCGGACTGAAGCGTAGAATTTCAGAGCACGTCCACCAGGTGTTGTTTCTGGATTTCCAAACATTACTCCAACTTTTTCACGCAATTGGTTGATAAAGATGGCAATTGTTTTGGTTTTATTGATAGAAGCTCCGAGTTTACGCATGGCCTGGCTCATCATACGAGCTTGCAAACCAACGTGGCTGTCACCAATATCCCCATCAATTTCTGCACGAGGTACAAGGGCCGCAACCGAGTCGATAACGACAAGGTCAACTGCACCTGAGTCAATCAATTTTCCAGCAATTTCAAGACCTTGTTCACCTGAGTCTGGTTGTGACAAGAGCAATTCGTCAATGTTCACACCAAGGGCTGCAGCATAGGCTGGGTCAAGAGCATGTTCCGCATCGATAAAGGCTGCAATACCACCTTCTTTCTGTGCTTGCGCAACAGCGTGAAGGGCAACCGTTGTCTTACCAGATGATTCTGGTCCATAGATTTCGATGATACGTCCTTTAGGATAACCACCTGAACCAAGGGCAATGTCAAGAGCCAATGAGCCTGAGCTCATCACTTGAACTTTTTGCTCCGCGCGCTCACCCAAGCGCATGATTGAGCCTTTACCAAAGTCTTTCTCAATCAATTTAAGAGCATCGTTCAATGCCTTTTCACGGTCTGCTCCAAATTTTTTCCCAATTTCATCTAATTTTTTTGTTGGTTTTTTCGCCATTTTGTTCTCCTATATTCTACTGGTCCTTAGACCTATCTTTCATTATACCAAAATTTAGTCACTTAATAAAGCCTTGCGAACTAGGTTAAAGGCATGCATGACCGCAATCTGTCGAACATCTGCTCGACTCCGTCCTGCGATATTAGCCTTGATCACCTCTGTCCCTTTTGCATGTGCCAGTCCAATAAAAACTGTACCAGCTGGATGCCCCTCTAAGCTATCTGGTCCTGCCACACCCGTCAAACTAACTCCGTAGTCAGACAGAGTCTTGAGTCGAGCCTGCTCTGCCATTTTTCGAGCCGTAAACTCAGAAACGACCCCGTGCTCTTTTAGCTCTTGCTCGGAAATATCCAACATCTTGGACTTTTCTTCTAGGCTGTAAGTGACAAAACCGCCATTAAAGATTGCTGAAACGCCCGAAAAGTCTGCTAATGTCGCTTGAAAAAGACCTGCCGTCAAGCTTTCTGCCGCAGTAATGCTTTTCTGTCTCTTCTTTAGCTCTTCTACAACGACACTTGCGAGACTGGTTTCTTCCCCATATCCATAACAGATGTCTCGTAGAGAAATTCCCTCGAAAGTTTGGCGACTCAAGATTTGATTTTCTAAGATATCCAGTGCTTGATCAGCCTTTTCTTGACTGACTGCTTTTGTAGACAAGCGCAAGGTCACTTCTCCCGTCTTGGCATACGGCGCCAAAGTCGGATCGGTTTGATGGTCAATCAAATCCGCCAAAATGGTCACCAACTGACTCTCCCCAATTCCAAAGAAACGGAGCACTCGTGAGTATAACTTGGTGCCTGTCATCAGCTTGGGCAAGAGTTGATTTAAGACCATAGGTTTCAATTCACTAGGTGGTCCTGGAAGGACCACGTAGGTCACGCCATCCACTTCCGAAACCCCTCCTACTGCTAAACCTGTCTCATTTGGCAGTGGAGTCGCCCCTTCTACAATTTGGGCTTGACGCTCATTATTCGGTGTCCGAGCATAGTCAGGTCTATGATCAAAGAAAATATCCAGTTTCTCTTGTGCTTGAGGGTCAAACACCAGATCTTTTCCTAAAAATTTTGCCAGAGTTTGTTTGGTCAAATCATCCTCAGTTGGTCCCAAGCCCCCTGTCAAAATCACAAGATTACTACGTTGACTCGCAATCTCAAGCAAGGACAAAAGACGAGCTTCATTATCTCCAACAGCTGTTTGGAAGTAGACATCTACCCCGATTTCGGCTAGTTTCTCTGATAAAAACTGAGCATTGGTATTGACAATCTGCCCCGTTAAAATTTCTGTTCCGACAGCAATAATTTCTGCTTTCATGTTTCCTCCTACTTATCTATTCGAATTTTTTTGAAAAAATCGCAGGAAATTTCCCACGATTTGATTCTTTTCTTATTCTGCTTCTTCGTTTGAAGTGTTAGTACTGGTTGAAGGTGCTGTCCGACCAAAGGCTGTTTCGTACAGTACCGCATTGGTTTCCAATTCTGTCACTGGCTCTTTACCTAGTGAACGACGCAAGAGATTTTGCATCTCGAGCATATGTTCTGAAGTGACAATCTGATAAGAAATTCCCTGTAGCTCAGCATCTTCCCCACGCAATTGATGCGTTTCGATATTCTTGAAAGAATCTTGATAGCCGAGCAATTGTGGAATGCTCTTAGCTGATAAGTCCACATTGGTCTGCATGTTATCACTCAAAGCTTTGAGGATGCCTTGATAATGACTCACACTGTTTAGGCTCAAAACCTTCTCAACGATCTTTTGAATGACTTCACGCTGACGTTTTTGACGACCATAGTCTCCTTCTGGGTCTTGGTAACGCATTCGTGAATACACCAGAGCTTCCTCACCATTCAAGGTTTGTTCTCCAACACCGATAGAAATCTTATTAAACTCTTCTTGGTCAGCAATCGAAATTGGGAAACCGAGTGTATTGTTGACGGTGATCCCACCAACTGCATCCACCAATTGTTGAAGTCCCTGCATGTTAACCATCACATAGCGGTCAATGTGGATATTCATCATCTTTTGAATAGTAGAAATTGCAAGTTCCGCACCACCATTAGCATAGGCGGCATTGAGTTTAGCTTCCTGAACTTGACCGTTTCCAGTCTCAATCTTGGTCAAAATATCCCGTTCCAAACTCATCATTGTGGTTTTCTTTGTTTTGGGATTAACCGTCAGGAGAATCATGGAATCACTATTCCCCGCCCACGGGTCTGTACGTTCCACATTTCCCGTATCTACCCCCATCAAGAGGATAGTCAGAGGCTCAGTCGCTTCGATAACGTTGGTTTCTTCCCCGATTTTTTTGTAAGTCTTTTTACTTAGGGTTTCTGTTCCCTGTTGGTAGATGGTATAGCCATAAACCGCTACACCTAAAACTGTTACTGCTAGGAAACCTAGCACCATTCCAATTAATTTTTTAATCATCTCGTTATTCATTTATCAGCTTGCCCATAAGACAAACATCTAAAAATATCCCTTCTGCTAAATAGGCTCCTCTTTCTTGTAAGCCTTCTGTGATAAATCCCATTTTTGAGTAGAGGTGGATAGCGGCCTCGTTTCGTTTTTGTACACTGAGTTGCAAACGGCGCAAGACACCACTGGATTTAGCCCACTCGATGCCTTCTTCTAGAAGTATAGTCGCCAAGCCTTGGTTCCAGAATTTCTTGCGAACTGCTAGAAAAACATCACCGATATGTCGAACTCTTAAATGTTGGTCTGCTGTGATATTTAAGACTCCTGCAATCTCAGCATTCAGTAAGGCGAGGAGAGTAATTTGATTCTCTGATGTAGCTTGTTTTTCGATAAAAAGAGCCATTTCAGAAGCTGTCATCATGATACCATTTTCATCCAAGCTGGTAAAATCTGTCTCTTGACCAACACAATCTAAAAATGCAATTAAGGCTGTAGCATCTAAAATCTCTGCCTCACGAATACACAACTCATACTCCATCTTGAAGCTCCTTGATGAGTTGTTCAGCCCGAGAGCCATGAGCCGTAAAATGAAGACAACGACCCTCAGCTTCTTTCAAAATTTCCAACTCCAAGTAAGAATCTGGTAAATCTTCACCCAAAAGATGCCCCCACTCAATAACAGTCACACCACCTCCAAAGAGAAACTCATCCAAGTCAATAGAATCAGCATCACCTTCGATACGGTAGACATCCAAGTGGTAAAGTGGCAAACGCCCTTCGTACTCTCTGACAATGGTATAGGTTGGACTTTTAATCATCTGATGGATATCCAAGCCCTTAGCAAGGCCCTTTGTAAAGGTTGTTTTACCCGCACCCAACTCTCCAGTCAAGATCAGAACATCGTCTTTTTGAAGCAAATGGCCTAATCTTTCTCCGAGAGCTAGAAGCTCTTCTTCATTTTTTGTGTGCATGCTACTATTATACCAAAAAGTTTTCTTTTGTGTGAATTTTCTTTATGGACTTACTATAACAATTTTGAAAGATTCTCCTCCACTTAAAAGAATACAACTACTGAAAAAACAAACAGGATATCCCGAATCAGGTGTCCATAAAAGGAGATTTCCCTTTGGATACATTTGGGAAAAAGGAAACGTGCGCATAGAAAACCAACACTGATATAAATGAGAATCGAGGAAATCACTAAGGGATTCCTCAAGAAAACCATCGTAGCTAGAACGGAAATGACGACTGTTTTCTTTTTATTTAGGTGATTTTCTATATCGCGAAAAATTTTATCAAAAGGTAAGAAAATCAATAGATCTACTCCTAGCAAGAAAAAAAAGGAGGGCAAAAAGAGGTCAACCAATTCCTGCTGCAATTTGCTAGTGGTTTGGATGCTTTCTGAGAGAACCAGACAGGTTGCCAGAAGATTGACTACTAAAAGGAGGCAATAAACAAGACTCACTTTCTTTTGAACATGCAAAATACTATGTCTAGACTGGTCTGCTGTATGGAAATAATTTATCCCAGCGCACAAAACAGAAATTCCTACTATCAAAATCAAAAAATAAGCATTGGTCTGTTTTAAAGATAAAAAGGATTCTTTCCATAATAGGCAACTAGAAAAACTAATCTGGATGACTGCAATCAACAACAATAGGCGAATTGATTTTACCATTTCTTCTCCCTCCCTATATGGGATTATACCTTGTGAGGAGTTTGAAATGATTGTTTCCGCCTCAAGTGTCCATTTTTTGTGCTCAACTGACCAAAAAACAGTTCTGTTGTACACAGAACTGTTTTTTTACCAGTCTAATCCTTAAACCAGAGAGCAATTTCACGTTTTGCAGAAGCTTCCGAATCGGAGCCGTGAACTACATTTTGAATGGCTTGATTGTCTCCTGCAGCCTTGGCAAAATCTCCTCGGATAGTTCCTGGCAGAGCTTCTTCTGGACGAGTAGCACCCATCATGGTCCGCCAAGTTTCAATCACTTTCGGACCTGATAGAATGCCCACCACTACTGGTCCTGAGGTCATAAACTGACGGATAGGAGGATAAAAACTTTTTTCAACCAAGTCTTGATAGTGCTGGTCAATCAAATCTTCTGAAACTGCTGAACGCAACTCTAATTTTTCGATTTTGAAACCACGCTCCTCAATTCTTTTCAGAACCTGACCAACCAGCCCTCTTTTCACACCATCTGGCTTAATGATAAAGAATGTTTGTTCCATATGGACACCTCCCTGGCATTTTAGTTCTTCTATTCTACCATACTTTATGAAAAATTTGGAAAATTTTCTGA harbors:
- a CDS encoding MATE family efflux transporter, with product MNKKRSVDLIHGPILPALLSFAFPILLSNIFQQLYNTADVLIVGRFLGQDSLAAVGATTAIFDLIIGFTLGVGNGMGIVIARYYGARNFTKIKEAVAATWILGALLSIVVMLMGFVGLYPLLQYLDTPAEILPQSYQYISMIVTCVGVSFAYNLFAGLLRSIGDSLAALGFLIFSALINVVLDLYFITQLHLGVQSAGLATIISQGLSAVLCFYYIRKSVPELLPQLKHFKWDKALYADLLEQGLAMGLMSSIVSIGSVILQSSVNTFGAVIISAQTAARRIMAFALLPMTAISSAMTTFASQNLGTKRPDRIVQGLGIGSRLSMSWAGFICIALFFASPSLVSFLASSTDTYLVENGSLYLQISSVFYPILSLLLIYRNCLQGLGQKVLPLVSSFIELIGKIVFVVLIIPWAGYRGVILCEPLIWVAMTTQLYFSLFRHPLIKEGKAILAAKGHS
- a CDS encoding GNAT family N-acetyltransferase, which produces MSLTSQLITDVFPDLDKVKKLNKEAFPEEERVPLSEFLRYQDREDAHFFAFYNQEEFVGFAFAISNPKAFYISFFAIMPHLRSHGYGKEIIEKLTDFYQRTMLLEVERLDEECDNLEQRKARMDFYHQNGFKTANAFLEYDGLSFEILYRGDYFDEEAYRDIFQKLQNEHYFDFHIEYRRFSDH
- a CDS encoding PspC domain-containing protein, with the protein product MEKRLVRNVQDKKIAGVCAGVADYFNMDHTLVRALWIIFTLLGGSGILAYAVLYFLLPEGNAEA
- the recA gene encoding recombinase RecA; its protein translation is MAKKPTKKLDEIGKKFGADREKALNDALKLIEKDFGKGSIMRLGERAEQKVQVMSSGSLALDIALGSGGYPKGRIIEIYGPESSGKTTVALHAVAQAQKEGGIAAFIDAEHALDPAYAAALGVNIDELLLSQPDSGEQGLEIAGKLIDSGAVDLVVIDSVAALVPRAEIDGDIGDSHVGLQARMMSQAMRKLGASINKTKTIAIFINQLREKVGVMFGNPETTPGGRALKFYASVRLDVRGSTQIKGTGDQKDTNVGKETKIKVVKNKVAPPFKEAFVEIMYGEGISKTGELLKIASDLDIIQKAGAWYSYKGEKIGQGSENAKKYLADHPEIFDAIDHQVRVQYGLIEDEEGTTPTSVAEDLAPNQEVTLDLGDGLEIEIED
- a CDS encoding competence/damage-inducible protein A, translated to MKAEIIAVGTEILTGQIVNTNAQFLSEKLAEIGVDVYFQTAVGDNEARLLSLLEIASQRSNLVILTGGLGPTEDDLTKQTLAKFLGKDLVFDPQAQEKLDIFFDHRPDYARTPNNERQAQIVEGATPLPNETGLAVGGVSEVDGVTYVVLPGPPSELKPMVLNQLLPKLMTGTKLYSRVLRFFGIGESQLVTILADLIDHQTDPTLAPYAKTGEVTLRLSTKAVSQEKADQALDILENQILSRQTFEGISLRDICYGYGEETSLASVVVEELKKRQKSITAAESLTAGLFQATLADFSGVSAIFNGGFVTYSLEEKSKMLDISEQELKEHGVVSEFTARKMAEQARLKTLSDYGVSLTGVAGPDSLEGHPAGTVFIGLAHAKGTEVIKANIAGRSRADVRQIAVMHAFNLVRKALLSD
- the brpA gene encoding biofilm formation/cell division transcriptional regulator BrpA; the protein is MIKKLIGMVLGFLAVTVLGVAVYGYTIYQQGTETLSKKTYKKIGEETNVIEATEPLTILLMGVDTGNVERTDPWAGNSDSMILLTVNPKTKKTTMMSLERDILTKIETGNGQVQEAKLNAAYANGGAELAISTIQKMMNIHIDRYVMVNMQGLQQLVDAVGGITVNNTLGFPISIADQEEFNKISIGVGEQTLNGEEALVYSRMRYQDPEGDYGRQKRQREVIQKIVEKVLSLNSVSHYQGILKALSDNMQTNVDLSAKSIPQLLGYQDSFKNIETHQLRGEDAELQGISYQIVTSEHMLEMQNLLRRSLGKEPVTELETNAVLYETAFGRTAPSTSTNTSNEEAE
- a CDS encoding GNAT family N-acetyltransferase encodes the protein MEYELCIREAEILDATALIAFLDCVGQETDFTSLDENGIMMTASEMALFIEKQATSENQITLLALLNAEIAGVLNITADQHLRVRHIGDVFLAVRKKFWNQGLATILLEEGIEWAKSSGVLRRLQLSVQKRNEAAIHLYSKMGFITEGLQERGAYLAEGIFLDVCLMGKLINE
- the tsaE gene encoding tRNA (adenosine(37)-N6)-threonylcarbamoyltransferase complex ATPase subunit type 1 TsaE; translated protein: MHTKNEEELLALGERLGHLLQKDDVLILTGELGAGKTTFTKGLAKGLDIHQMIKSPTYTIVREYEGRLPLYHLDVYRIEGDADSIDLDEFLFGGGVTVIEWGHLLGEDLPDSYLELEILKEAEGRCLHFTAHGSRAEQLIKELQDGV
- the ndk gene encoding nucleoside-diphosphate kinase → MEQTFFIIKPDGVKRGLVGQVLKRIEERGFKIEKLELRSAVSEDLIDQHYQDLVEKSFYPPIRQFMTSGPVVVGILSGPKVIETWRTMMGATRPEEALPGTIRGDFAKAAGDNQAIQNVVHGSDSEASAKREIALWFKD